A single region of the Vicia villosa cultivar HV-30 ecotype Madison, WI linkage group LG4, Vvil1.0, whole genome shotgun sequence genome encodes:
- the LOC131600079 gene encoding flavonol synthase 1-like: protein MGNIDPAFIQSTEHRPDLSTFVQVDEIPIIDLSETSQESLISKVGNACEEWGFFQVINHGVPAEVSEKVETEMKRFFELSLEEKKKVKRDAVNAMGYHDAEHTKNIRDWKEVFDYLVGGTTQVPSSHEPGDFELRTLTNQWPQNPPQFREAMQEYARQVEKLSYRLLELISLSLGLPGEKFHECFKNQLSMVRLNHYPPCPFPDLALGVGRHTDSSALTVLAQDETGGLQVKRKSVGDWVPVKPTPGAFIINVGDVVQVWSNDKYTSVEHRVVVNTQKERFSIPLFFYPSQDVMAKPAEELVNEKNPAKYKPYNIGKFYANRNRSDFNKREVENIQIHHFRILD from the exons atgggaAACATTGATCCAGCTTTCATACAATCCACAGAACACCGTCCCGACTTATCCACCTTTGTCCAAGTTGATGAAATTCCAATCATCGACCTCTCAGAAACTAGTCAAGAAAGCCTTATCTCGAAGGTTGGCAATGCATGTGAAGAATGGGGATTCTTTCAAGTCATCAACCATGGAGTTCCTGCTGAGGTTAGCGAAAAGGTTGAGACTGAGATGAAGAGGTTCTTTGAGCTAAGCTTGGAGGAAAAGAAGAAAGTGAAAAGAGATGCTGTTAATGCAATGGGGTATCATGATGCTGAACATACCAAGAACATAAGAGACTGGAAAGAGGTTTTTGATTATCTTGTTGGGGGTACAACACAAGTTCCTTCTTCTCATGAACCAGGTGACTTTGAGCTAAGGACTCTCACCAACCAATGGCCTCAAAACCCTCCTCAATTCAG gGAGGCAATGCAGGAATATGCTAGGCAAGTGGAGAAGCTATCTTACAGGTTACTGGAGTTGATTTCTCTGAGCTTAGGCTTACCTGGTGAAAAATTCCATGAGTGTTTCAAGAATCAACTAAGCATGGTGAGGCTGAACCACTATCCTCCATGTCCTTTCCCTGATCTGGCACTCGGCGTTGGCCGTCACACTGATTCTAGTGCCTTGACTGTGCTTGCACAAGATGAAACTGGAGGCTTACAAGTCAAGAGAAAATCAGTTGGTGATTGGGTTCCTGTTAAGCCTACTCCTGGTGCATTCATCATCAATGTCGGTGACGTTGTTCAG GTGTGGAGCAATGACAAGTATACGAGTGTTGAACACAGGGTGGTAGTAAACACACAGAAGGAAAGGTTTTCGATTCCATTGTTCTTTTATCCTAGTCAAGATGTTATGGCGAAACCTGCAGAAGAGCTGGTGAATGAGAAGAATCCTGCGAAATATAAACCATACAATATTGGCAAATTCTATGCTAATAGAAATCGTAGTGATTTCAACAAACGTGAGGTTGAGAATATCCAGATTCATCATTTCAGAATTTTGGATTAG